The Ischnura elegans chromosome 1, ioIscEleg1.1, whole genome shotgun sequence genome contains a region encoding:
- the LOC124170040 gene encoding uncharacterized protein T26G10.4-like, producing the protein MEYLIRSLAAQRDNVGYRDNGIPITVLAYADDVALVSRKPDGMMKLLDLADRIAAWSGLKFNPRKCATLHVAGGRVRGTEFRLGGGTPASMAEGESYDYLGIPTGFNVDQTPGRLIEEIVENIDALDASLLAPWQKIEALNMFLLTKLDFILRGGRVRKGPLKILDKRVKRALKDWMYLPMRASWEICHLDPRKGGAGVFSTADQVDILTVSHAFRLLSSREPWVRALVDSAITKTVRNRTRREPEERDIAEYLYGSMRAEFGRYRFDVASLWSDARMASSRLSVKIGMSWNWSDVRREFEIVIPAHGREVDVIRVPPNKARMLGKLLRDAVRHRYLARLLAKTDQGKVFECISASPFSNHFLRTGANTRFCDWRFVHRARLGVVPLNAATRWGPRDDLRCRRCGWQSETLPHVLDHCKVHSNAWRGRHDAILHRLAGEVPREGVEIRVDRTPPMIDSALRPDLVVVDEGRRKIVIVDVTVPFENRKNALDYARQTKFQKYSGIAQQLADRGYTVSLSALVVGALGAWDPQNWVVFRDLGIAKRNVGRIAKFMISDAIRWSRDIYVSHVTGKILYPTTPALPPGLGTNYSPRNCSEDDDPTK; encoded by the coding sequence atggaATACCTGATCCGCAGCCTGGCTGCACAAAGGGATAATGTAGGCTATCGGGATAACGGCATACCCATCACAGTTCTTGCCTACGCAGACGACGTTGCTCTGGTGTCCAGGAAGCCAGACGGGATGATGAAGTTGCTGGATCTCGCCGACCGGATCGCGGCATGGAGCGGGTTAAAATTCAACCCCCGCAAGTGTGCGACGCTCCATGTCGCCGGGGGGCGAGTGAGAGGGACGGAGTTTCGTCTGGGGGGTGGGACACCAGCCTCGATGGCAGAGGGCGAAAGTTACGATTATCTTGGGATCCCCACGGGTTTTAATGTAGATCAAACGCCAGGGCGCCTTATCGAAGAAATTGTTGAAAACATCGACGCGCTGGACGCGTCGTTGTTGGCGCCCTGGCAGAAAATTGAGGCTCTGAATAtgtttttattgacaaaactagATTTCATCCTCCGGGGAGGTAGGGTTAGGAAGGGCCCtcttaaaattttggataaacGGGTTAAGAGGGCCCTGAAAGATTGGATGTACCTCCCCATGAGAGCCTCGTGGGAGATCTGCCACCTGGATCCGCGGAAGGGGGGCGCGGGCGTCTTCTCGACTGCAGACCAGGTGGACATATTAACAGTTTCTCATGCTTTTCGTCTTCTGTCTTCCAGGGAGCCGTGGGTAAGAGCACTGGTGGACTCAGCAATAACAAAGACCGTAAGGAATAGAACCCGACGGGAACCAGAGGAGAGAGATATCGCGGAGTACCTTTACGGAAGCATGCGCGCGGAGTTTGGACGATATCGTTTTGACGTGGCTTCTTTGTGGTCAGACGCGAGAATGGCGTCCAGCCGTTTGTCTGTCAAAATTGGAATGTCATGGAACTGGAGTGACGTGAGGAGGGAGTTTGAGATCGTCATTCCAGCCCACGGCAGAGAGGTTGACGTCATCCGAGTTCCTCCAAACAAAGCGCGCATGTTGGGTAAGCTGTTGCGCGATGCTGTGCGACATCGATACCTTGCCCGTCTTTTGGCCAAAACTGATCAGGGCAAGGTATTCGAATGTATTTCGGCTTCACCGTTTTCAAATCACTTCCTCCGCACGGGCGCAAACACCAGATTCTGTGACTGGCGCTTCGTGCACCGGGCACGTTTAGGCGTGGTCCCTCTGAATGCGGCGACGAGGTGGGGTCCTCGAGATGACCTCCGGTGTAGGAGGTGTGGGTGGCAGAGTGAAACCCTGCCGCACGTCTTGGATCACTGTAAGGTGCATTCGAACGCGTGGCGGGGCAGACACGATGCTATCCTGCATCGACTCGCCGGAGAGGTTCCTCGCGAAGGCGTGGAAATCCGTGTCGATCGCACTCCGCCTATGATCGATTCTGCCCTCAGGCCCGATCTCGTCGTCGTGGATGAGGGACGTAGAAAAATCGTCATTGTTGACGTCACTGTGCCCTTTGAGAACCGGAAGAATGCCTTGGATTACGCCAGGCAAACAAAATTCCAAAAGTATTCAGGCATCGCACAACAACTTGCCGATCGCGGGTACACGGTTTCTTTGAGTGCACTCGTGGTCGGGGCGCTGGGAGCTTGGGATCCCCAAAATTGGGTGGTTTTCCGCGACCTCGGAATTGCAAAACGCAACGTCGGTAGGATCGCAAAATTTATGATCTCCGACGCAATCCGATGGTCGCGGGATATTTATGTTTCGCACGTCACGGGCAAAATTTTATATCCCACTACCCCAGCGCTCCCACCCGGCTTGGGGACGAACTACTCTCCTCGAAACTGTAGTGAAGACGACGACCCcaccaaataa
- the LOC124170131 gene encoding uncharacterized protein LOC124170131, translated as MDKRVKRALKDWMYLPMRASWEICHLDPRKGGAGVFPTADQVDILTVSHAFRLLSSREPWVRALVDSAITKTVRNRTRREPEERDIAEYLYGSMRAEFGRYRFDVASLWSDARMASSRLSVKIGMSWNWSDVRREFEIVIPAHGREVDVIRVPPNKARMLGKLLRDAVRHRYLARLLAKPDQGKVFECISASPFSNHFLRTGANTRFCDWRFLHRARLGVVPLNAATRWGPRDDLRCRRCGWQSETLPHVLDHCQVHSSAWRGRHDAILHRLAGEVPRAGVEIRVDRTPPMIDSALRPDLVVVDEGRRKIVIVDVTVPLENRKNALDVARQAKFQKYSGIAQQLADRGYTVSLSALVVGALGAWDPQNWVVFRDLGIAKRNVGRIAKFMISDAIRWSRDIYVSHVTGKILYPTTPALPPGLGRNLSPRNSDDDDPTF; from the coding sequence ATGGATAAACGGGTTAAGAGGGCCCTGAAAGATTGGATGTACCTCCCCATGAGAGCCTCGTGGGAGATCTGCCACCTGGATCCGCGGAAGGGGGGCGCGGGCGTCTTCCCGACTGCAGACCAGGTGGACATATTAACAGTTTCTCATGCTTTTCGTCTTCTGTCTTCCAGGGAGCCGTGGGTAAGAGCACTGGTGGACTCAGCAATAACAAAGACCGTAAGGAATAGAACCCGACGGGAACCAGAGGAGAGAGATATCGCGGAGTACCTTTACGGAAGCATGCGCGCGGAGTTTGGACGATATCGTTTTGACGTGGCTTCTTTGTGGTCAGACGCGAGAATGGCGTCCAGCCGTTTGTCTGTCAAAATTGGAATGTCATGGAACTGGAGTGACGTGAGGAGGGAGTTTGAGATCGTCATTCCAGCCCACGGCAGAGAGGTTGACGTCATCCGAGTTCCTCCAAACAAAGCGCGCATGTTGGGTAAGCTGTTGCGCGATGCTGTGCGACATCGATACCTTGCCCGTCTTTTGGCCAAACCTGATCAGGGCAAGGTATTCGAATGTATTTCGGCTTCACCGTTTTCAAATCACTTCCTCCGCACGGGCGCAAACACCAGATTCTGTGACTGGCGCTTCCTGCACAGGGCACGTTTAGGCGTGGTCCCTCTGAACGCGGCGACGAGGTGGGGTCCTCGAGATGACCTCCGGTGTAGGAGGTGTGGGTGGCAGAGTGAAACCCTGCCGCACGTCTTGGATCACTGTCAGGTGCATTCGAGCGCGTGGCGGGGCAGACACGATGCTATCCTGCATCGACTCGCCGGAGAGGTTCCTCGCGCAGGCGTGGAAATCCGTGTCGATCGCACTCCGCCTATGATCGATTCTGCCCTCAGACCCGATCTTGTCGTCGTTGATGAGGGACGTAGAAAAATCGTCATTGTCGACGTCACTGTGCCCTTGGAGAACCGGAAGAATGCCTTGGATGTCGCCAGGCAagcaaaattccaaaaatattcaggCATCGCACAACAACTTGCCGATCGCGGGTACACAGTTTCTTTGAGTGCACTCGTGGTCGGGGCGCTGGGAGCTTGGGATCCCCAAAATTGGGTGGTTTTCCGCGACCTCGGAATTGCCAAACGCAACGTCGGTAGGATCGCTAAATTTATGATCTCCGACGCAATCCGATGGTCGCGGGACATTTATGTTTCGCACGTTACGGGCAAAATTCTTTATCCCACTACCCCAGCGCTCCCACCCGGTCTGGGAAGGAATCTCTCCCCTCGAAACTCTGATGACGACGACCCcaccttttaa